One region of Mucilaginibacter gotjawali genomic DNA includes:
- the recQ gene encoding DNA helicase RecQ, protein MLETKKSLFDNLQNFFGFDNFKGEQEAIITNILAGNDTFVIMPTGGGKSMCYQLPALMSEGTAIVISPLIALMKNQVDQLRAFGGSDSIAHFLNSSLTKADITKVKEDVLGGKTKLLYVAPESLTKQENIDFLRLNNVSFVAVDEAHCISEWGHDFRPEYRKIRQVISNIGDNIPIIALTATATPKVQQDIQKNLQMNNATIFKSSFNRSNLFYEVRAKRNVIKEIVKFVKQNTGKSGIIYCLSRKKVEEVAQVLSLNGVKALPYHAGLDPKVRADTQDKFLMEDVDVIVATIAFGMGIDKPDVRYVIHHDVPKSMEGYYQETGRSGRDGGEGVCVAFYSEKDIDKLQKFMKDKPVSEREIGTQILKEVIDYAESSVCRRKQLLHYFGENFNEAGCNNMCDNCCAHKEHFDGELHLHKALSLIKQIGEKFDDLYIISILLGEDNAQIKSYGHDQLEYFGSGKEDGRNLWNSLLRQALLNNFLSKDIDQYGLLRLTKTGNSFIENPYSIRFVLNRPIEAADDDDSEDGPKQGGGALDTELLQMLKDLRKKLAKQKGLPPFVIFQDPSLEEMCTHYPITTDELKQISGVGAGKALKFGKPFTDLIQKYVEDNDIDRPIDMVIKSAANKSALKVFIIQNIDRHLNLDDIAASKGLTYDEILKEVETIVNSGTKLNLNYYIDEVIDEDKQDEIFDYFRTAEVDSIDDALAELGNEDYSREEVQLMRIKFLSEMGN, encoded by the coding sequence ATGCTAGAAACTAAGAAGTCTCTTTTTGATAACCTCCAGAATTTTTTTGGGTTCGATAATTTTAAGGGAGAGCAGGAAGCGATAATAACCAATATACTGGCGGGTAACGATACATTTGTGATAATGCCCACCGGTGGCGGCAAGTCCATGTGCTATCAATTGCCTGCCCTGATGAGTGAAGGTACTGCCATAGTGATCTCGCCCCTGATCGCTTTAATGAAAAACCAGGTTGACCAGTTAAGAGCCTTCGGCGGCTCAGATAGTATTGCCCATTTTTTAAATTCATCATTAACAAAAGCTGATATTACAAAAGTAAAGGAAGATGTGCTGGGAGGTAAAACCAAATTATTATATGTTGCGCCAGAGTCATTAACCAAACAGGAAAATATTGATTTTTTACGATTGAACAATGTTTCATTCGTTGCAGTTGATGAAGCGCATTGTATTTCGGAGTGGGGGCATGATTTCAGGCCCGAATACAGGAAGATACGACAAGTGATCAGTAACATTGGCGACAATATTCCAATCATCGCTTTAACAGCTACGGCAACACCCAAAGTTCAGCAGGATATTCAAAAAAACCTGCAGATGAACAATGCCACCATCTTTAAATCTTCGTTTAACCGCTCCAACCTTTTTTACGAGGTAAGGGCAAAACGTAACGTGATCAAAGAGATCGTTAAGTTTGTTAAACAGAATACAGGCAAATCCGGCATTATTTATTGCCTTAGCCGTAAAAAGGTAGAAGAAGTTGCCCAGGTACTATCACTTAACGGTGTAAAAGCTTTGCCTTATCATGCAGGCCTCGACCCAAAAGTACGTGCCGATACGCAGGATAAGTTTTTGATGGAGGATGTAGACGTTATTGTGGCTACCATTGCCTTCGGTATGGGTATTGATAAACCCGATGTACGCTATGTAATTCATCATGACGTGCCCAAGAGCATGGAAGGCTATTACCAGGAAACCGGGCGCTCCGGCCGTGATGGCGGAGAAGGGGTTTGTGTGGCCTTTTATTCTGAAAAGGATATTGATAAGCTCCAGAAATTTATGAAGGATAAACCGGTTTCAGAACGTGAGATCGGTACCCAGATATTGAAAGAAGTTATCGACTATGCCGAGTCAAGTGTGTGCCGGCGTAAACAGCTGCTGCATTATTTTGGCGAAAACTTTAACGAAGCAGGCTGCAATAACATGTGCGACAATTGCTGCGCCCATAAGGAACATTTTGACGGCGAACTGCACCTGCACAAGGCATTAAGCCTGATCAAACAGATTGGTGAGAAATTTGACGATCTGTATATCATCAGCATTTTGCTGGGTGAAGACAATGCCCAGATAAAAAGCTACGGGCACGACCAGCTGGAATATTTTGGCTCGGGTAAAGAAGATGGCCGCAATTTGTGGAATTCGCTGTTGAGGCAGGCACTCCTGAATAACTTTTTATCAAAGGATATTGACCAGTATGGTCTGCTGCGTTTAACTAAAACGGGCAATTCGTTTATAGAGAACCCATACAGCATTCGTTTTGTATTAAACAGGCCGATTGAAGCTGCCGATGATGATGACAGCGAGGACGGCCCAAAACAAGGCGGTGGTGCTTTAGATACTGAGTTATTGCAGATGCTGAAAGATCTGCGTAAAAAACTGGCTAAGCAAAAAGGATTGCCGCCGTTTGTTATCTTCCAGGATCCGTCATTGGAAGAAATGTGTACGCATTACCCGATTACTACCGATGAACTGAAACAGATCTCGGGCGTAGGGGCAGGGAAGGCTCTCAAATTTGGCAAGCCGTTTACCGACCTGATCCAGAAATATGTGGAGGATAATGACATTGACCGCCCAATAGATATGGTGATCAAGAGCGCTGCCAACAAATCGGCGTTAAAAGTATTTATCATCCAAAACATCGACAGGCATTTGAACCTGGATGACATTGCGGCCTCAAAAGGCCTTACCTACGATGAGATTTTAAAGGAAGTGGAGACCATTGTCAATTCAGGTACAAAATTGAACCTGAACTATTATATCGACGAAGTGATTGACGAGGATAAGCAGGACGAAATATTTGATTATTTCCGTACCGCGGAAGTAGATTCGATTGACGATGCCCTTGCAGAATTGGGCAACGAAGATTATAGCCGTGAAGAAGTACAACTGATGCGCATTAAATTCCTGTCCGAAATGGGTAATTGA
- a CDS encoding mannose-1-phosphate guanylyltransferase — translation MNKNYYAIIMAGGIGSRFWPISRTSHPKQFIDILGTGKTLIQNTYDRFLKICPKENIYVVTNEIYTDLVKKQLPDMGDDQILTEPVMRNTAPCIAYGSFRIESMNPDAAIVVAPSDHLILDEAAFVSAIEKSLKVATENNCLITLGIKPSRPDTGYGYIQYTDNSLENDFYKVKTFTEKPTLEIAKTFLQSGDFLWNAGIFVWSARAIVHAFNQYLPDMHEIFADSRPVYNTPEERNHIHKTYQQCTNISIDYGIMEKANNVYVLPSEFGWSDLGTWASIYDLAEKDYVGNAVIPAEKVIMYDSSNCMVNVPGEKLVILQGLHDFIVVEANNTLLICPRDQEQNVKKVVADVKQQFGTKYI, via the coding sequence ATGAATAAAAACTACTACGCCATTATCATGGCAGGCGGAATCGGGAGCCGCTTCTGGCCCATCAGCCGCACTTCTCACCCCAAACAATTTATTGATATTTTAGGAACCGGGAAAACATTAATACAAAACACCTATGATCGTTTTTTAAAAATATGCCCCAAAGAAAATATTTACGTTGTTACCAATGAAATTTATACGGACCTGGTAAAAAAACAATTGCCTGATATGGGCGACGACCAGATCCTGACAGAACCGGTAATGCGTAATACAGCGCCTTGCATCGCCTATGGATCCTTTAGAATTGAAAGCATGAATCCTGACGCAGCAATTGTCGTAGCCCCCTCAGATCATTTGATTTTAGACGAAGCCGCTTTTGTAAGCGCCATCGAAAAATCCCTTAAGGTAGCTACTGAAAACAATTGCCTGATAACGCTGGGTATTAAACCTTCAAGGCCAGACACCGGGTACGGGTACATTCAATATACCGATAACAGCCTCGAAAATGATTTTTACAAGGTAAAGACCTTTACCGAAAAGCCCACGCTGGAAATAGCCAAAACCTTTTTGCAAAGCGGCGATTTCCTTTGGAATGCTGGTATATTTGTATGGTCGGCCAGGGCTATTGTACATGCATTTAACCAATACCTGCCCGATATGCACGAAATATTTGCGGATTCACGGCCGGTTTACAACACCCCCGAGGAAAGAAATCATATTCACAAAACCTACCAGCAATGCACCAACATATCCATTGACTATGGCATAATGGAAAAGGCCAACAATGTTTATGTTCTGCCTTCGGAATTTGGCTGGAGCGACCTGGGTACCTGGGCATCCATTTATGATCTGGCAGAAAAAGATTATGTCGGAAACGCAGTTATCCCTGCTGAAAAGGTAATCATGTACGATTCATCCAATTGTATGGTGAATGTACCTGGCGAAAAGTTGGTTATTTTACAGGGCCTGCATGATTTTATTGTGGTTGAAGCCAACAATACGCTGCTGATTTGCCCCCGCGACCAGGAACAAAATGTTAAAAAAGTGGTTGCCGACGTAAAACAACAGTTCGGAACAAAGTATATTTAG
- a CDS encoding VOC family protein, whose amino-acid sequence MKPPLTPFHVAVPVYDLDEARKFYREVLGCSEGRSSDMWTDFNLFGHQFVIHLKPRPAEKTEHHFNPVDGHDVPVPHYGVVLEWDEYKELEIRLRRHHVKFVIEPYIRFKGLPGEQATMFFLDPSGNALEFKSFKDLGQLFATT is encoded by the coding sequence ATGAAACCCCCATTAACACCTTTTCATGTTGCTGTACCAGTTTACGATCTTGATGAAGCCAGAAAATTTTACAGGGAAGTTTTGGGTTGCAGCGAAGGCCGCAGTTCGGATATGTGGACAGATTTTAACCTATTCGGCCACCAGTTTGTGATCCATTTAAAACCCCGCCCTGCTGAAAAAACTGAACACCATTTTAACCCTGTTGATGGCCACGATGTACCGGTTCCGCATTATGGTGTGGTATTGGAGTGGGATGAATATAAGGAACTGGAAATACGGCTGCGCCGGCACCATGTAAAATTTGTAATTGAACCCTATATCCGCTTTAAAGGCTTGCCCGGAGAACAGGCAACCATGTTTTTCCTGGACCCATCTGGCAATGCGCTTGAATTTAAATCTTTTAAGGATTTAGGGCAGCTGTTTGCAACAACTTAA